One region of Ornithorhynchus anatinus isolate Pmale09 chromosome X5, mOrnAna1.pri.v4, whole genome shotgun sequence genomic DNA includes:
- the LOC114808110 gene encoding sodium bicarbonate transporter-like protein 11, whose amino-acid sequence MLALHSPYLHTHVQKILSDCVLPISVLTFSLVGSYLFWEIELSKFSYNPSESLFELAPVHLLSTGAALSTMSLGLLLSILFFIEQNIVVSLANEPNNTLVKGTAYHWHLLLVALINMGLSVFGLPWLHVAYPHFPMHVRALAFMEECGENEHIYETIMSVKETRLTTLVANVVVGLSLPLLPFLLQWIPKPLLYGLFFYIALTSIDGNQLFERFALLLEEQMAYPLTHYIWRVPQRTIHYFTGLQVLQLLLLCAFGMSPLHYMKMIFPLIMIAMIPIRYNLLPRIIKAKYLDAMDAEH is encoded by the exons ATGCTTGCCCTCCATAGCCCCTACCTTCATACCCATGTTCAGAAGATCCTGTCCGACTGTGTGCTGCCCATCTCGGTGCTCACCTTCTCTCTCGTGGGCTCCTATTTATTCTGGGAGATAGAGT TGTCCAAGTTCAGCTACAACCCCAGCGAGAGCCTGTTTGAGCTGGCACCGGTGCACCTGCTGTCCACTGGTGCAGCACTGAGCACTATGAGCCTGGGGCTCTTGTTGTCCATACTCTTCTTCATCGAGCAGAACATCGTGGTGTCGCTGGCCAACGAGCCCAACAACAC GTTGGTGAAGGGCACAGCCTACCACTGGCACCTGCTGCTGGTGGCTCTAATCAACATGGGGCTATCCGTGTTCGGTCTGCCCTGGCTCCATGTCGCCTACCCACATTTCCCTATGCACGTCCGAGCCCTGGCCTTCATGGAGGAGTGCGGGGAGAACGAGCACATCTATGAGAC GATCATGAGTGTGAAGGAGACTCGACTGACAACCCTGGTGGCCAACGTCGTGGTGGGGTTGTCCCTCCCGCTGCTGCCCTTTCTGCTGCAGTGGATCCCAAAGCCTTTGCTCTATGGCCTGTTCTTCTACATCGCCCTCACCTCCATCGATGGCAACCAGCTGTTTGAGCGGTTCGCCCTCCTGCTCGAGGAACAG ATGGCCTACCCCCTGACACATTACATCTGGCGGGTGCCCCAGCGAACCATCCACTACTTCACCGGGCTGCAGGtgctccagctgctgctcctctgTGCGTTTGGCATGTCTCCACTGCACTACATGAAGATGATCTTCCCCCTCATCATGATTGCTATGATCCCCATCAG gtacaatctgctgcccagaatcaTCAAAGCCAAGTACCTAGATGccatggatgcagagcactag